Genomic window (Drosophila sulfurigaster albostrigata strain 15112-1811.04 chromosome 2R, ASM2355843v2, whole genome shotgun sequence):
GTATTTCCTGCCCGAGCCGCTCAAATGCCTGGACATGGGCTCGTTGAATCGCTTTCGTGATATACCCTCAATGAAGGATAAGTTCCAACGCTATCAGTTGACGACAACGCCTTGGCCACTGGAGGCGTGTCAGAAATACTCGTTTGAGGATATCATAGAGAAGGCACGCAAGAAGCTAGAAATACACAAGATTGACACAATGCCCCGGTGTCCCATACAATTATCATTTTGGTTGGTACGCAATCTGCATCTGACCGAGAAGATGATGCGTTTGACGTTCCTTACGAATTCGGTAAACACAAGACTGCAGCTCATTGGCACCACATTGAAGCAGGAATCGCTCTTCTACTGTCGctactgcaacagcagcttggCTTCTTGTTCTGATCTGTTTGCCATGTCCAAGCATGGCGTGCAAACACAATACTGCAATTCAGGTAATATCTACAAATTTATTGTCTCGCTAACTTTCAACTAATCGGAATCGAATCTATTCTTTTAGGTGGCTATATTCACGAGACGAATACGGTGTATCGTGTCATCTCGCATGCCATTGGCTATAGCGGTGAACCATCCACCGAGTTCAGCTGGTTTCCTGGCTATCAGTGGCATATTATCATCTGCAAGTTCTGTGCTCAGCATGTGGGTTGGGAATTCAAGGCAGTCGAACCAAATTTGGCGCCCAAGGTCTTCTTTGGCCTGGCTGGTTCCAGTGTCCGCATCGGAAGAACCAGTGAGCGAACGCCAACCAACAATGGCAGCACCTTTGTAGTCCGTAATCTTATGCGCCTTGTCTCTAGAGAATTAGAATGAGGCTGGCGACTAGTGAAACGCATTGGAGGCGGCTTCAATTGTTTATTCTGCTACTGTTGTCGTCGATGTCCACGACGACGTCGACCCGTTGGATCTTTGGAGCTGCGTAATCTCTAGCAAAAATAGCGTAGAGCATTTCAAATTCGTTTCACAATTTTCTCCTAGAAATAATTATActaatttccttttttgggtttttctaTTTCTGAATGGAAATTTGAACTGGTTGAATAGAGAATGGActaaaatgtgtgtgtatgcgaaCATTAAGATTGATTTACcaagttatattaaaatttaaccaTAATTAAGAAAAACTATTGGTTTTATTTGTAAGAAAGGGTTTGATGTTGTGAAGTTACTGGTTAGGTTTTTAAAGGTAGGTGATAAAGGATAATAAAAACAGGATTTTTCGGGTCATAaacattatatattataatttaatcatatttaatttgttttatttcgtaaaatttttggttttctagACGTTTCAAGGATTCATCTTGAGATTTCATGAGGtagataatttaaaattgatactCTCTTTAATGGGTTTAATTTTGTTGCCGACAATACTATTTAGTTTTTGAGGAACTTCAAGTTTTCAACAAGGCAGCAAATGAGGTGGATAATttctgtaaatatataaagtttagTTATGTATTCTAGTTATTAATGAAGTTTTCTAAACTCACCGCCTTGCAGAACGGGCAGAGGCCAAATGAGACCTCCAGAAATGTTTTGCCATCGATCAACGTATCAAACCATTCCTTTAAACAGGCAGCATGGCACTTGAGCACGCAGCGCGAATTGTCGCAGGAGACAAGAGGCACTTCGCCCGTATCCAAGCGATAGACATAGCAAATATTGCAATGCTGCTCCTCCTCACTCGCCGCCTGCCCCTGGCCAAGATCACCGCGCATGGGAAAGTAGCACAAATCAAAGATGCGCAAGAGATTCTTATGCATGTCCAGTTCCATGTCCCAGCTGCCGAGTCCATCGCTCAGCACGTGTCGCAATTGTGCCACTTCCTCAGTGGGTCCAATAATCTGCAGCGCCATGGAACCGAAGCTGCCAAAAGGATCAGCGATGGTGAGCTTCAAATAGACACGATCCTTGAGCGGAAAGACGCGACTATTGTGTTTGGTGGTAATGGGTGATGGCTCCAACACATCACACAGTTCATCAATGTCCGCCAAGCTGTCGTAGAAGGGACGTAGCTCATCCAGCAGCCTTAGATATAGAGCCAAGGCATCTCCTAGCGAGCGGGCACTTGTTGCCAGCATCTCGCCAAGGGAAACACAGTCGGGCAGGCTGTGCTCCAAAGGACGCAAAGACGGCAACTCCAGCTCCAGATAATGCGCATCGTAATCCGCAAAATTGCTGAACCGAATTCGGGAGCAGCGATCATCCAACTGCAGACGATACTCTTGAGGTTTGTGAAGGTTCAGAATCTCAGCATAgatattttgttgcttgctttggTCGTGATCCACTGCAGTTGGCGCCGGCAGCATTTTGGCCAGCTGCATTAGCAAATCCTCCAGACTGGAGTCCGACTGCACCTTAAGATTGGCATGGTTGTAGAGTTTGTattccagttgctgctgcagatgcACTTGAAAGTCGCGCAGCTCTGGAAAATGCggtaaatacaatttcaatctTAACCACTTTTCATTTATGAAAACGACTCCACTAATAACATAGGCTTTATTTTTGGTGTGCTTTACTTGGAGGCCAGGATATTTGGCTACCAAATCACGTAAATCGTTGTTTTTCTCACAAAACATTTGAATTCAGTTTTATATgctaaatgtaaacaaaaactgtgctcaaatatacaaaagtatgACCAGACAATAGCGCTAAACATATCGATATCATGTGGCGGCTAAGCGATAGACACCGCTTGCTTGTCATATCGAcagttgatttaaaaatatgcaaattaagtgCTTCCGGTTAACGATTCATTAGATTGTGTTTAAAAATAGTTGCCGACAATCTGATCAGCTGTGCCGgctttatttattgaacaCTTCAAGAACTAATCTCGACAATTGTCTCCTTGCATTGTGATTGTGTTGCGTCTTTAAGTTACTGCCTCAACACTTATCAGTCAAATTTTACGTTATTTACTGACTCTGACACAACAATTTGTACACCTGCAGACTacaatgtatttcatttgtattgttttttttttccttttttgttgttggttttttccAACTTCTTGTCACACCTGCACATTTTAACCGCCGTCGATAGGCATCCGCTTAGGCGTTTGATAAACCTCACAGCTTGGTCATCACTTTGTGGATGGTTTTGCTATTTAATGTTGCTCCATTGCCACAATAGTTTCATTCACTGTATTACGCTGCTGTCGATTTATTGTGCtaacattcaataaaaaaatcacttttataatgcttcgctttgctttgctaacTTTCGcgtgtttgtttgctgc
Coding sequences:
- the LOC133836233 gene encoding E3 ubiquitin-protein ligase Fancl isoform X1, whose protein sequence is MFCEKNNDLRDLVAKYPGLQVKHTKNKAYVISGVVFINEKWLRLKLYLPHFPELRDFQVHLQQQLEYKLYNHANLKVQSDSSLEDLLMQLAKMLPAPTAVDHDQSKQQNIYAEILNLHKPQEYRLQLDDRCSRIRFSNFADYDAHYLELELPSLRPLEHSLPDCVSLGEMLATSARSLGDALALYLRLLDELRPFYDSLADIDELCDVLEPSPITTKHNSRVFPLKDRVYLKLTIADPFGSFGSMALQIIGPTEEVAQLRHVLSDGLGSWDMELDMHKNLLRIFDLCYFPMRGDLGQGQAASEEEQHCNICYVYRLDTGEVPLVSCDNSRCVLKCHAACLKEWFDTLIDGKTFLEVSFGLCPFCKAKLSTSFAALLKT
- the LOC133836233 gene encoding E3 ubiquitin-protein ligase Fancl isoform X2, with protein sequence MQLAKMLPAPTAVDHDQSKQQNIYAEILNLHKPQEYRLQLDDRCSRIRFSNFADYDAHYLELELPSLRPLEHSLPDCVSLGEMLATSARSLGDALALYLRLLDELRPFYDSLADIDELCDVLEPSPITTKHNSRVFPLKDRVYLKLTIADPFGSFGSMALQIIGPTEEVAQLRHVLSDGLGSWDMELDMHKNLLRIFDLCYFPMRGDLGQGQAASEEEQHCNICYVYRLDTGEVPLVSCDNSRCVLKCHAACLKEWFDTLIDGKTFLEVSFGLCPFCKAKLSTSFAALLKT